The genome window TGCCCAGCGCGAAGGCAAGGTGCCCGAAGCGGAATGGCTCACCGGCGATACGGTGGGCTGGCGTGGGCCCTGGGGCACCACCTACGCCACCAACCTGCGCCTGCGGCTGCGGGACTTCAGCGAGGAACAGTGGCTGCAGTTTGCGCGACACTTCCGCGCGCGTCCCCCCATGCCCTGGTTCAACGTGACGGTGATGACGGACGAGGACCTGCGCGCGATCTATCGCTACACGCTCGCGCAGGGCCCGGCCGGCAAACCCGCTCCGGCCTACCTGCCGCCGGATCGTGTGCCGTCGCAACCCTTCGTTGTGTTTCCGGCACCGCCCGGCACGCCGACCGCTCAGCATTAAGCCAGCGCCGCGCCCGCCAGCCCGCAGGCGCCGATCACCGGGATCACGCCGATCTTGAAGCGCCACAGCGCGATGAACGCGGCCGCGCCGATCGCGAGCGCCGGCCACTCGAAGGCGCCGCCGAAACCCGCCGGCCACAGCACATGCCAGGCGAAGAACAGCGCCAGGTTCAGGATCACCCCGACCACGGCCGCGGTGATTGCGGTCAGCGGCGCCGTGAATTTGAGATCGCCGTGGGTGGTCTCGACCAGCGGCCCGCCGAGCAGGATGAAAAGAAAGGACGGCAGGAAGGTATAAAAGGTCGCCACACAAGCGCCGGCGATCCCGGCCAGTGCCATGGCCTCGGGCCCGAACAGCTGCACATTCCAGGCGCCCACGAAACCGACGAAGGCCACGACCATGATCAGTGGCCCCGGTGTGGTCTCGCCGAGTGCCAGCCCGTCGATCATCTGCGTCGCGCTCAGCCATTGATAGTGTTCGACCGCGCTCTGGTACACATAAGGCAGCGCCGCGTAGGCGCCGCCGAAGGTGAGCAGCGCGGCCTTGGTGAAGAACCAGCCCATCTGCGTCAGCACGCCCGGCCAGCCGAACGCCGCCCATAGCGCGCCGAGCGTGCCGCCCCACAGCACGAGGCCGATGGCCAGGTAGCGCAGGAAACGGCCCCAGCGGAAGCGCGCGTGTGCCGGCGCGGGCGTGTCGTCGTCGATCACCGCCGGCGCATGCGGCCCGGCCGCGGCTGCGGCGTACGCGCCGCCGGTGCGGAAGCTGTCCGGCAGGAATCTGCCGCCGAGCATGCCCAGGAGCCCGGCGCCGAGCACGATCGCGGGAAACGGCAGCCTGAGCACGAAGATCGCAACGAAGGCCGCGACGGCGATGCCCCAGAGCACCGCATTCTTCAGCGCGCGCGAACCGATGCGCCAGGCGGCAAAGAGGACGATGGCGATCACCGCCGGCTTGATGCCGTACAGCACGCTGGCCACCGCCGGCAGGTCGCCCCAGGCCAGGTAAATCCAGGACAGCGCGATCAGGATGAACAGCGAGGGCAGCACGAACAGCGCGCCGGCGGCGATGCCGCCCTTCACCCCGTGCAGCAGCCAGCCGACGTAGGTGGCGAGCTGCTGTGCCTCAGGACCCGGCAGCAGCATGCAGTAGTTGAGCGCGTGCAGGTAGCGGCGTTCCGAAATCCAGCGGCGCTTCTCGACCAGTTCCTGGTGCATGATCGCGATCTGGCCGGCCGGCCCGCCGAAGCTGACGCAGCCCAGCCACAGCCAGAATCGGACAGCCTGCGCGAAGCTCGGTGCCTGCGGTGAACCGCTCATGGCCCTCACGCTATCATCTGCACATGAGCAAAACGAGCACACCCGCCGCGGCGCCGCCGCTGGAGCGCGAGCGCCAGGAATATACGGTGGACGAGCTGGCGCGCGCTGCGGACACGACGGTGCGCAACGTACGCGCCTACCAGGACCGCGGCCTGTTGCCGCCGCCGGAGCGGCGCGGACGCGCCGGCGTCTATACCGAGGCGCACCTGGCGCGGTTGCGGCTGATCGGCCAGTTGCTCAAGCGCGGCTACACGCTCGGCAACATCGCCGAGCTGATCAGCGCCTGGGAGCGCGGCCAGGATCTGCGCGAGCTGCTGGGGTTGGAGAGTGCGCTCACCATGCCCTGGTCGGAGGAGCTGCCGGCCTACTTCACCATGGAGGAACTGCTGGGCATGTTCGGTCGCGGCCTGCCGCCGGAGGAAGTCG of Nevskiales bacterium contains these proteins:
- the chrA gene encoding chromate efflux transporter; the protein is MSGSPQAPSFAQAVRFWLWLGCVSFGGPAGQIAIMHQELVEKRRWISERRYLHALNYCMLLPGPEAQQLATYVGWLLHGVKGGIAAGALFVLPSLFILIALSWIYLAWGDLPAVASVLYGIKPAVIAIVLFAAWRIGSRALKNAVLWGIAVAAFVAIFVLRLPFPAIVLGAGLLGMLGGRFLPDSFRTGGAYAAAAAGPHAPAVIDDDTPAPAHARFRWGRFLRYLAIGLVLWGGTLGALWAAFGWPGVLTQMGWFFTKAALLTFGGAYAALPYVYQSAVEHYQWLSATQMIDGLALGETTPGPLIMVVAFVGFVGAWNVQLFGPEAMALAGIAGACVATFYTFLPSFLFILLGGPLVETTHGDLKFTAPLTAITAAVVGVILNLALFFAWHVLWPAGFGGAFEWPALAIGAAAFIALWRFKIGVIPVIGACGLAGAALA